Part of the Vigna unguiculata cultivar IT97K-499-35 chromosome 3, ASM411807v1, whole genome shotgun sequence genome, GCCTCCATCCACAATTAGCCCAATCAGATTTtacaaaaaagagaaataaaacttGGGCCTAAAATACAAACCCACAAACTCTAAGGTTTTGAGATGATTTCCATCAGTTTCATTACTAATCTCAAAGTGATTTTTCATGGAAGGACCACCTTTATTTATAGCTACAAAAACCCTAGATGAATCTCCAAAAATGAGAAGTAAAACCCTAATTTGATTTAGCTTGGAGTTCAAGGTTGAATCATGTGCTAAGGAGTTTTGTCAAGTGACAAGATTGTGCCTTTCATGCCTCCCATGCTCAAGGATCGATAATTATGCTTATCATCTTTCACTTTGTATTAATCCATTTTTCATTAATCTAAATGATTTTACTAAATGTAACAATCATTACGATGTTTTAAAGCAAAACTTTTTTAACAAGTGTAGGAATTTTTCGGATGTAAAACAATTGAGTGATAATGCCTTTTTGTAAGGTTATTTACTATAAACTTTGAAGCATTTTAATGCTTCTATAGTAGTCATCTAACGTATTTTGAAGAGGTTGTCTGATGCCTTTTACAGGATTCTTCTAATACTTCTTATAAGGGTCGTATAACACCTCTTATAAGAGTCGTCTAACACGTCTCACAAGGGTCGTCTAACGCTTTTTTACTATCAAGAAAAAGGAATGTACAAGAACAATAACTTATTATTGAAAATGATACTAAAAAAGGATTCCTCAGGttttcattatattaaaatatccaaaatacTTAACATGAAACGTGACTTCAACATCTTAGGGAATacgtaaaacaaaaattgaaataaagagaaaaataaagtcttttAGGTTAAACTCTGATCCATCTACTCATTTCCCAGTTGTGTACCACCATCTGTTTGGACATTTGCTCATGTGTAATCACACGATCGTGGTAGGGCAAAGCCAtaaacacacaacaaacaaaaagggtaagctaagaTAAAAACACATAAGAGTATGTCATAAATCCTTCTTACCCAAgtgaatcttcttcctcttttcaAAAGCCTCACTCTAAGTGTCCTCAAGACTTGTTTATAGTCTTGGATGAATTCAAGGATGTTTTTCAATATCCTCCTAAGTGACTTCCACCCCTAATAGGCATAAACAAACggaaaaattttattttccacacgagttaattttttgaattcatAAGACAaacaattatgaaagaaagaactcaaattaaatgtgtattttctcaccaaaattcactcaagtgttttggctagtgttttcactcaaaatactcatttAAGTAAAaactcataatacttaacaaaaCTCTAATATCcacaaacttttagaaaacATACAATCAAAGAACATGAGTACCTTTTACAAGTTATAATGGTACCAAGATAAAGGTAGAAAAATTTTTAggatttttagttttcttttttttttgaaataataatttaagaagaATAATGgaacataatttcaaaaataacttttttttcttttattgctCATTTTGACAAGAataatttttctacatttttttttaaactctttcatcattttttttcctttttgccacttttattaatttgtgaatGAGATACTCACCAGACACTTTATTTCTCATCCAATCTTATCATAATCCAGTGGCTCCTTTCTTCCTAAGATAAGGAaaagcacaatttttttcttttaaaagatttacaatgggcttaaaaagaagaaaaagagatttAATGCTAAAGAAGCTatcaatggattaatatcaaagAATATATAAGAACGGGGAGAGTACGTAAATATGGAGACAACATTAAAGTCATGAAACATGATGAGCTACTGTTCTCTTAAGTAATCATGCCCAATTCAAGATAAATGAAGGGTTATGCAGTGCCACCTGGCTCACATGGCCATAACGGTAAATACAAATGCATCGTTTTACAACTGAATAATAGAGTACATAAAAGATTAATACAGGAACTTGATTGTGTCACAGccaattttttatctatttaggCGAATGGTTATAATATTCTCCACATTAGTACAGCAGTGGACATTCTCTTCTGCTACTTTAAGACAGCATCACTACTAGAATACATCATGATTTTTCAAGTCAATATTGCAGCACGCCCTGCAGACAATAAGCAATATTTAATAACAACCGAGAgtcaaaagaaagaaacaaaaaatcaaataagGCGTAGAAGCATCACCACCATTATAAGACATAACAAGCAATTGCTTAACTCTTCAAGCATAACACTCGGCTGTGTATGACTTAAAATGGCAAGAACTGGCTTTGACAATGAAAATAGATAAACTAAATTCTGGAAACTATAACTCCTACCGGCATTACATCATTCACTCTTTTGGTTAACCATCCATCATTATCTTGCTACAGCGAATTGGAATTTGGTAACATTTTCATGCTTCTGATAGCAATATAAAGAGCAAATCAAACAATATCAAAGATGTGAAATCCAGTCTTATCTAGTTCCAAGCCAGTGAAACTACAGATTCTATTCAAGAGAATTCTAGTAGAATGCTATGTCAAATTCCATGTCTTAGAGGATAAAGATTGCTTACTTTGGTGCAATAACTTCCCACTGCCTTGCTCCTATGCGGATGCGttgggtggaaaccatcttcacCGTGTCTTGCAAAGGAAGGTCCAGAACATGTGACTGCAGATGGGTTGGCGGCAGCTACTTCTGTACTTGCAACAGGAGCGCCCTCAGTTAGTGAAAAGCCAAAGACTCTGCATCGACTTTTACAAGTGGGAACCAACTCTTTACTAGCCCGAAGTGCTGAAATAGAATCGTGTGAACGAGAACTTTCTAACTGATTATGCAAGTTTGAGACACCAAAAGAACTTGTGCCTTCCTGAACTAGTCCACGAAGAGGCTGAGGCTCATAAGGGGCTGATACAAATTTTCCACCTTTAGCTTCAGAAGTGTATGAAAGTTGTTGATGGACTTTACCTTCCATCACCTGACTGATTTTGCTGTTATAATCAGAGTTTGAAACTGGATTGACTGCTTGCTGGAACACTAACACAGATGATGGAGATGAAACTTGCCCAGATGGAACAGGTGGATGCAAATGTGAAGACTTGTTACTCAAGTGGGAAGACCATCCATTGCTGGGTCTCGGTGTGTGGTTACCATCAAAAGGTCCAAAGCGACCATTTCCACAAGCCTCATCAACAGACAAGGCCCTTCCATATGGTTGGCTTGGAAGTATTTCTTGACCTTGCAAGACCTTCTGGAATATGAAAGATTCACTAAAGCCTATGCCATTGCAGGAAACATTGGAACTCACTTGTGGAATTCCAATGCTATTTCCAGTTGCAGCAATCCTAGGACAGTTTGAGCCAGGATAGCATCTCCTCAAATCAGATAGCTGGTGATTCTGACCACTAATACTATCGAAAGTAGTATTAACACCCAACATTTCTTGACCTTGCAAGACCTTCTGGAACCTTAGAGATTCGCCAAAGTCTGATGATCCAATTGCATCTGTCAAAAGAATGGAACAACTCAACAACAAAACTGCCTTTGGTAGAACAGctcaaagtaaataaaaaataaagacataCTGGAAACTTGGAAATCTAGCTTTGTTGAAGGCAATCCAATCTTGATCCTCTTCAAACCAGCTGATATCAAGTTATTTGCAGTAGATGCAGAACCAGATGGCTCAATCTCCCAAGGTGAAACCCTATTATGCCTTGAGGCTTCTAGGTCATCCCACCTTAccttcaaataaatgaaaatcaaaAGTTAACTCAAAAAGACGTTATATAATCAGTCATGATTATAAGGATAACCAATTGATCAGATTTCCAGATAtgtataaaaatcattttaagttttaaacatTTTAGGCTATGAGCTAAACACCAAAAAGTACTCATGGTTCATAATACTAGAAGAATGACCATTGATCtgaattgtaatttaaaatattaattaaagtatactataaaaataaaggaataaatTCACTACCAGCATGCAAAGCTTTTCTATATTGCATACTAAGCTTCAAACACGTCAGGAAAATTAACACTATATTCCATACTAACAAAACATATGAAGAAAATTCCATGTCCAAGAAACAATTTCAACTACAAACAAGAACTATTACAAGAATGCTCatgattgatatttttttagcACTCAGCTTATTGATATTCAAACTTTTTTATCTTCAGAACTGTATACTAGCTTCAACTTGACTTTCACATCAATCAATTGTACCTACACTAGTATTTAATTAAGTGGTGCTTTTCATTTGCAATAAAGACATATTGTCACCGTACTTCAGCACGCAAATGTGTAGAAAAGAGCAAAATGAGTTCAAACATAAGTAAACAcataaaatgcaacaaaaacaaataaataataaatttgaaattttattagttaaaatagaagggtaaaaaataaaaaatacaggTACATATGGGGTTTGAAAGTTtgtatttcaaattcaaaatcagAAAGGACTGCCAAAATGCAGATGACAGAGAAGGGTTTGTGAAAAACAACACGGGGCATAGTGAGTCATGCGCATAGACATTTGAAATTAGGTTTTGCGAGAGTGGAAAATAGATTAGGGTTTCAAAGGAGATCAAACCATCTTAAACGACATTGCAGCATGATTTTGGAAAACATTGACAGGAAAGATGGAGCACCATATATAACAATGACCCATTTAAACACATGAAATTAGGGTTTGCAATAGTAGAAATTAGATTAGGATTTCAAAGACAGCAAACCAGTTTAGACGATATTGATACAAATGATATTGATACGAATGAAGGAGAAAGAGTGGAAGAGAAAAGTAGGAAAATCCACCAGGTCTATGAGAGGAAGTGGAAACCCATCACTTGGGGGGACCCACAAGCGCATGTCCTTGACTGTAATAACATAATGGCTGACATGATAGGTGTGACAGCGTGTGGGTAACTTTTCTTTAGAGAAGAGAGGGAATAAAGATAGGAGAGGGAGATTTACGCGGGGGACGAGAGGAATGACCTGGGAACTTTTGGGAGCAAAAAGACTCGTATTCTTTGAGGTTTTGGTTCTTTTCTTATTTGTATATAGAAAGAATACTTTCATTTCCATTGTTTGTGTTCTTATACAAGGATActtaacaattggtatcaaacCACTCGCTTCTGGGAGTGCATGGTACTGACTCGTCGCACAATGGTGCAACACATGGAAGGACTCAAGTAACAACTGGCAGAGCTGAAAAATCTTATCATCTGTCGCAGCAGGTCACAACGAGGGCATCCTCGCGTGCGCCATTGACACAGGAGGAGAGTGACACACAATGCTATTGATGGCGAAGTTGAGAGTGAAGATGGTGCAAGGCACACAACCCGGACTAGTAGTCATGAGTCATCACATGATTTCAGAGGGCGAAAACTTAAGATTCCAATATTTCAAGGAGTTGATGCTTATGGTTGGATCATGAGGGCTGAAAGGTATTTCAAACTCAGTTTGGTCGAAGATGATGAAAAACTAGATGCTGAGGTGATAGCCTTGGAAGATAAGGTTTGAAAATTCGTACCAATGGTGGACAAACCAGAGTCAAGAACCCAGCTGGGAGGATTTTAAAGGCTTGTTGATTTGACGCATTCAACCGGGACTGGTACAGAATCGTTTTGGCCCTTTGTTGAGTCTACAACAAACCAGCTCTATAATGAAATACAAGGAGAAGTATGAACCTTTGTCCGCACCActgaagaaagaagagagaataaTGCTCAAGGGAATCTTCCTTAACAGCTTGAAAGAAAAGATTCAAGCCGAAAATTATATACGACTGGGAATGATTAAGGAAAAGGAGGTGTTAATATTGGTAGATTGCGGTGCTTCGACTAATTTCATTTCCAAGGAATTAGGAGGGACAGATTTGGTGTTAGGGATGGATTGGTTGGCTAGCTTGGGGAATGTCAAGGCACATTTTAAAAACTTGATTCTTACTTTGGAGATAAAGGTGAGAAGAAAAGCATCCAAGCTGATCCTTCACTATGGAAATCTCAAGCATCATGGAAGGCAATGGTGAAAGCTCTTACCAATCAAGGAGAAGAATGTGTTGTCCTGTCAAGCCACCATGATGTCAGATAAGGAAAGAGACACTCTCAGCCCTGCCTTGGCTGATGTACTTGCAGCTTATGAAGATCTATTCAGAGAACCTACTGAATTGCCTCCAAAAAAGTAATGTGACCATGCCATCTATCTCAAAGACAGCACCAATATTCCAAATATCAAGCGGTATAGGTATCCATACTATCAATGGATGTGTATAGTGGAGAGTGAGCCATGTGTCGTATGGATGTTGTTCCACCTTTTggtgttttccttttattagaAGCAAAAAAGAGgacaactttattttttcaattttttgttgaaattgcTGTGCACGTGACAAGTGTAAAAAAATTGCTATTGCTATTTGTGCTCcctcttttattatattaatagatacCATCAAGTATAGAACCTCTCAACCCAAAATAATATGATGTGATATGTGAAGTTTAAAATCCAACTATTCTGAGTacctaaatataatatttagtgCATAAAACAGCCAACAACCCATGTAGCTTTTACAATTTACAACTATCAGATTAAGTGAATTCAATTCAATCACTGAATTATTAGactataaaattgaaaaaataagcTTGTAATTTTGAGAGTATTCCCCTTTAATGTAACATTAGATGTTAGGCACAAAGGTTTATGCATATCACATGCCTGATTTCACCAAATAACCATCTAGCAGGTAAGTAGCTATAACAAATTGTAGCCACAATATTACTAAAACGGCCAAGACAGAAAAAGGCAAGGTATCTACTGACACACTTCAAGCATACACAGGATAGTTATATTATACCATTAGGCATCTCCATTTTGATCCAGGCCATCTAACAGGATCCACATCAGTAATTCCAACAATCAATCCTGTAAATCTGCCCAATATAAAATTGAGTAAGATTCTCTATTAATAAGGTCATCAAAAATGGAAAAAACATAAGTATGATCGAACCTTCGCTCTGCAGCATCTTCAGTTTCAAAACGCATCCTGAATCTTGTTCCAATTGAATAAGAATAATCAAGGCTCCTCAAGAATTTCTTAACGGGTATGATGAACTCAGATGAGCTGACCCTATAGAAGCCAGCAATCAGATAGCATGCTtgacaagaaagaaagaaaaatccaTGGAGACTTAAGACCACGGCAGTACATACAATTAAATCATGTACTAGAGGAAGGGAAGGAAGCATTAAAATGGAAGGGAAGGAAGCATATGCTGTTAGGATATTCacataataataatgtatttaagAATTTGAAAGAGAAATTATTCACCAAGGTAAAAATATGTGTCTGCTATAGGCTAAAAATATGATGAAAGCATGGAAAcctattgtaaaaaataaaaaataaaagataggcACCAGGAAAACTTGAGGTTCTAATCCTAGAACGCACACACAGCAACAGACTAAAGCATATGCTTGACTTTTATGTGCCTATCTCAGTTCAACTCATACAACGAAGTATATGGGAGCCAAATAAAAGGGCCTGAAAACCTTGGGAAGTAGCAAAGAATTTGTCACGGTTTTGTTTACTGCTATTACACCAAATCTCATTTCATGTATATAACTAGAATTTTAGGCTAATAATAATGTGGACAGGCTGATTTAGTAATTGTTTTGCTTCATAACTATAGCTAAACCATAAGCATCTATTTGAAGAGCATAAGGTGTATCAAATCTTAGCTAATACAATAGAAACAATGAATTGTTGATAGAAATCGATAGTTTCCCTTCCATTAAGTACCTAGAAAAGTATAATAGAATAACTAGAAAAAATACCTTGGATTATAGTGAACACTAAAGGCACGTTTTGCTGATAAAGCATTAACCACATCCAGAAGACTGCTAAGATTCAATTGCTCGGCAGCAAAAGTTGAAATGGCACTGCCACTTTTTAATTGAGCAGCCCTACGAATTCCCAATCTTAATTCTCCATCCTCACCCCTGCCATTTAAGTATAAAATGTTGGTCCTGTCTCTGTTATGGTTACTAGACAATATTTGATGGAATCGAGGTCTTCATACCTAAGAAACAGAACAGCATCTCCAGATACAAGTTTCTTCTTGTTCACAAATGCACTCCACCCAGTGGTAAGCAAGTGTCGTCGTGGTTGCCCTGCTCATGAGAAACAGGAAAAACAAAACCCAAACAACCATGAACTATTCTAATTGATTTGTccattaacatataaaaaagagGACATACCCCTATAAATATGTCGAAACCTCCATTCTTGACCATGCAGATCCTTCGCCACAAGCTCCTGCGAAGGTCTCTGTTGACTGTATTCCTAAAGTAACAACGGATTTAAATTCAAAACGCTATCAAAGAGTTATACAACATAATTCAATGCCATTTGTTACCATGAAATATATCTCTCAAAGTGAACACGGGCGTGTGGTGTGTGTCGATTCAAAACATATATGAAGCAAGGAGTAACTTTAAGtatatatcacataaaaaataataatgatgaaaCAGATTAGAGCAATCTAAGAACCACTCAATCAGGCTCAGAGTGCCACAAGAGGAAAAGGAATGCATGGTCATTCGTAATTGTTACCAGAGGTGGAAAGCAATCTTCCGCAGCACGACGAGGCACAGAAAATCCACCGTGAGTGCTAGTATCAGAAGCTGTCAAAGTCTTGCAGAACATGTGAGGTGTGGTGGACTTCATCACAGTTTCAGCATCCTCCTCCTCACCATCAGCTTCAAATTCCCCTTCCCGCAACTTCTGATGCACTTGCTGCAAACACCGACCAAATTAATCACTTCACATACATTCACATACCCGTCTCCTGTCTTTTCAAAACACAACTTAATATTTTGTAGTTCCCTTCTTCTCTAGTATAACATTGACAGAGACAGAAAACAAAGCCAACAGCTAAAATTAAGCAAATACTAATATTCTCAATTGCTAAAGAAGCCAAGATACTGAGctaaaatttgtttctttttttagcACACTCTCCAAAACCATACTGTAAAAATAAGCCTCACCTCACTTTTGGGAACCAACACCACCTGGCAATACACTTCATCACTCCCTTCCTCAGCCTGcgaaaaaaaacacaaagacATTCAATGTAAATCAGGAAACATGAAAGGAAGAAAACCGGACAGCATTTGTAGTTGTGCGATGTTTAAAGAAAGGAATGAAGAAAGACCCACATGGAGCTTGACATCGAGAACGCGACAGAAGAGATGGGAGGGGATGTTAGCAGAAGCAGGAAGCGGAAAATCGTGAAGGTGTTGTTCCAAGTGTCCTTGAGGGAAGTAGACGACAAGGGTTCCTTTCTTGGGCAAGGAGATCATGGGACCCGCGCAGGCGTGCCAGAGTTCGAGGCAGACGGAGGAGGGGAGAGACGATGTCGTTTCATGGTCCTCGGTGGCGCTGTTGAGATCGATGAGGGCAGGCATGAGGAGGATGAAACAGAGAGAGAAGGAGCAGAGGcagaggaggaggaagaagaagaagcacaGGAGTAGTGAGTGGGGTGAGATATTTGAAGGAGTGGTTTCATGCCTCCTGCATTTTCAGTGAGCGTGACCAACTTTGGCATTGCCAAAAGAACCTGACCCAATACTCCAAAAGAAAGAGACCCGCTTTCTGTGTCTGTCTTTCTCTCCCACTGACCAATCACTCTCTCTTCATTTTTCCCACCCTTTTTGGGCTCTTCACTACACACAATTATGGGGTTCGCTTTTCGGGAAACCCTTTCATTCCCACTCTCTTACCAATTCGCTCTACCATTATCCTTCACATTTAACCACCTCTCTTAACTAAAACACtccaaaattcaattttcttacTTATACGGAAAATAAAGTTTCAACATTTATCATCAAAATAACAGCAACGGTTAAAAAGTGTAAATGAAAGATTCAATTTTTAGAGTTGTGTGCATAAAAAGCATTCAATTAACGAGATCGTTTACATGATAGGTACTGTTACCGAATAAAAGGGTTGATCTTTgggttttaattgttttgatgggtatgatattattttttgtttttggccTTTTTCTTGTCTGCAGGCTGAGGCGGGAGCAGTGGTGCAGTTGCTGCAATGTTTAGACTGTTGGGTGTGATGTGTGGCAGGGTGAGAGAGATAGAAAGAAAGAAGGGGAgaggagagagaagaaaagaaagcaacaacaacaacaaaagacTGTACTGTAGTTGGAGTGACTCACCTTTATTTGTGAAGGTTATTTTGCTGTCTTGGACTGTACGGTCGCCCTTTATTTCCGGGCGGATGTCTATTTTGTCCCCTTCTATTTCACCAAATCTCACACCTATCCTCTGcttattaataataactataattcaTTCAAATACCTTTCATTACTATTATCTTCGAAATTAGATCTCATTTTCTAATTCAGTGTCGGTTCTGTGATCACTTTCTTTGTTGACCATGCCATTAATTGAATGTTCTATGTAGAATGCAAATGTTAGATATGTTAGATTCTCCCCACCATGAGTGAGCTGTTTCTAGTACGGAGTTTGGGGGCCTATACATCAGTTAGTATTGCACTATTTTCAGCATTATGATGTATGCGTTTTAACCTCTACCACTTAACTATATTCTCATTATAACTTCATAATATTTTCCATTATATAAAGCTAATGTGAAATGTCAGAGCTTCAGATGTCATTAGTGTAGAAAATTATGCTCCCAGAAAACTGGTTTTAATTGAAAACATGGAGAAGCTGAATCTTTGAGGGCACACTCGAATTGGGCAGGCAATGGAGGTTAACGTTGACAATTAACCAAAAAACTGAGACAGGTTCAAGAGAGAGCAGGTTGGATATAGAAAGTTGCATGCTGCTTTAAAGCATTCCTCTTTCCTCGTTAGAAATGTCGAATTACTTTGGCTACCCGagttttgactttatggttacGGTCATGTCATAATTATTAGCTGTCTTCTTAGGCAAAAACTAATGAATAATCCGGGgaatttgtaaattatttatacgAGTCCGCGAAACCGCGGTTCATacactaatttaaaaatcacttttctaCATAccgattataatatatttggtATTAAAAGTGATGTGGTACAATAATTTTAAGGGTGATATTCAGTTTAGTTTTGGATAGTTAATTTCAACTGAATCCATTCTTCAACATAGAGATAAAAATTAGTTACTTCTcatttaagataaattttttattttttaattgatttagaAAATCAAACAAGTATTGATTTCGcgttaaaaattcaattttaatcaaTTCTACGTTATTTTGATGCAGAACCAAACACGcactaaatattataaaactttttattagtTAGAGttcaaattataatacaaatttgGGACAACGAAAAATTggtaataaaatagaatattttctaTATAAGTTAGATTTAGAATTAATATAGAAAGTGATATGATGACACTTTTATAATATCGaagaaaactttttatattagtATAGAATAtttaatcttctttttcttggCCTTCGCACTTCACTTTCTATAGAATGAATGAAGAATGCACTAAATATACTCAATTGTCAGTGGTATTAAAAATGTTCAGTGTAAAGGCAAGAATGGGTAAAGTGATAAAAGCTTCACAAAATTGTTTGAGTTATTGAGTGACATGCTTCCTGAAGGTAGCATATTACCAACATAATTATGGCTTGTATAGGAAGGAGTTTTCCAAGTTACATCAATGTCCACAATGTGGGGTATCTATCACAATACAAACATAAAGATGGAGAGTCTAAATCTAAAAGTAAGTGTCATTCTCTAAAAGTCTTATGGTATCTTCTCGTAGTTTCACAATTGAAACAATTATTTACTAATGCAAATGATGCAAAACTCATGAGATGGCATGAAGATGGACATACAAAAGATGGTCATTTGAGGCATCCGATAGATGGTTTGTAATGGAagaaaatttattcaatttctcCAATGATTCCAGGAACAATAGATTTGGACTTGCTACAGATGGAATGGGGACAAGTATGATGGCATAATATTTTGGGCATAACAATACTAATCTCAAAGTGAATTTACATGAGGAAAAACGCCTTTATTTATAGACTTGGGGTGTCTCCAAATTTGTTGAAGAAAAACCCTAAAAACCTATTGATAAGCTATTGTTGACTCTATCAAACTAACACTACTTGACAAAGCAACTTTAATATTGTCAAGCTAGTAGTTAACAAACTAGATACCGttaagttagttcttataaacaCTATACCAAAggttagtaaaataaaataaaataatataagaagatagcaaaataataaatgaaataaataaataaaattgcaaaaaaaaaaagataaaaacactaattaaaaaatagtttgattTTACTACTTTTTCAAATTAGAATTCATCATTGGTTATCTACATATTATTGTTcgattaattattgttttagattttcaaattaatcaatataaattttgaattaatttgttGACATTCTCCCTATTAACTATagtaaattatcaattaaaagcAAAAACTTTTTagattaatcataaaataaacaaagtacattctcaattaaagaTTATTATGCCTAATTATGTATATTCTTTTACCACTTTTATCAAGTAAAAGGATAAATTAaccaaaatactttttttttgttaaagttttcacctttaatcaaagtacatttttaattagtgaaaaaaactcatgcaatcacatgaaagtttctaactttaatcaaagtacattcccaattaaaattaaaaaccttttgactca contains:
- the LOC114178097 gene encoding auxin response factor 3-like isoform X2, coding for MPALIDLNSATEDHETTSSLPSSVCLELWHACAGPMISLPKKGTLVVYFPQGHLEQHLHDFPLPASANIPSHLFCRVLDVKLHAEEGSDEVYCQVVLVPKSEQVHQKLREGEFEADGEEEDAETVMKSTTPHMFCKTLTASDTSTHGGFSVPRRAAEDCFPPLEYSQQRPSQELVAKDLHGQEWRFRHIYRGQPRRHLLTTGWSAFVNKKKLVSGDAVLFLRGEDGELRLGIRRAAQLKSGSAISTFAAEQLNLSSLLDVVNALSAKRAFSVHYNPRVSSSEFIIPVKKFLRSLDYSYSIGTRFRMRFETEDAAERRFTGLIVGITDVDPVRWPGSKWRCLMVRWDDLEASRHNRVSPWEIEPSGSASTANNLISAGLKRIKIGLPSTKLDFQVSNAIGSSDFGESLRFQKVLQGQEMLGVNTTFDSISGQNHQLSDLRRCYPGSNCPRIAATGNSIGIPQVSSNVSCNGIGFSESFIFQKVLQGQEILPSQPYGRALSVDEACGNGRFGPFDGNHTPRPSNGWSSHLSNKSSHLHPPVPSGQVSSPSSVLVFQQAVNPVSNSDYNSKISQVMEGKVHQQLSYTSEAKGGKFVSAPYEPQPLRGLVQEGTSSFGVSNLHNQLESSRSHDSISALRASKELVPTCKSRCRVFGFSLTEGAPVASTEVAAANPSAVTCSGPSFARHGEDGFHPTHPHRSKAVGSYCTKGVLQY
- the LOC114178097 gene encoding auxin response factor 3-like isoform X1: MPALIDLNSATEDHETTSSLPSSVCLELWHACAGPMISLPKKGTLVVYFPQGHLEQHLHDFPLPASANIPSHLFCRVLDVKLHAEEGSDEVYCQVVLVPKSEQVHQKLREGEFEADGEEEDAETVMKSTTPHMFCKTLTASDTSTHGGFSVPRRAAEDCFPPLEYSQQRPSQELVAKDLHGQEWRFRHIYRGQPRRHLLTTGWSAFVNKKKLVSGDAVLFLRGEDGELRLGIRRAAQLKSGSAISTFAAEQLNLSSLLDVVNALSAKRAFSVHYNPRVSSSEFIIPVKKFLRSLDYSYSIGTRFRMRFETEDAAERRFTGLIVGITDVDPVRWPGSKWRCLMVRWDDLEASRHNRVSPWEIEPSGSASTANNLISAGLKRIKIGLPSTKLDFQVSNAIGSSDFGESLRFQKVLQGQEMLGVNTTFDSISGQNHQLSDLRRCYPGSNCPRIAATGNSIGIPQVSSNVSCNGIGFSESFIFQKVLQGQEILPSQPYGRALSVDEACGNGRFGPFDGNHTPRPSNGWSSHLSNKSSHLHPPVPSGQVSSPSSVLVFQQAVNPVSNSDYNSKISQVMEGKVHQQLSYTSEAKGGKFVSAPYEPQPLRGLVQEGTSSFGVSNLHNQLESSRSHDSISALRASKELVPTCKSRCRVFGFSLTEGAPVASTEVAAANPSAVTCSGPSFARHGEDGFHPTHPHRSKAVGSYCTKKHENVTKFQFAVAR